In the Qipengyuania gelatinilytica genome, TACCCAGGCTCGTCGCGCCGCGGGCCGGTCTGGCCGAAGCCGGTAATCGAGCAGTAGACCAGCGCCGGATTGGCCTTCGCCAGCGTCTCGTAATCGAGCCCGAACTTGGCGAGGCCGCCCGGCTTGAAATTCTCCAGCACGACGTCGGCGCCGCGCGCCAGCCCGGCAACGCGCTCAAGGTCGTCAGCATCGCGAAAGTCGGCCACGATACCGCGCTTTCCGCGGTTGCAGGCGTGGTAATAGGCGCTGGTCGTCTCGCCGCCATGCTCGACCCAGGGCGGGCCCCAGATGCGCGTATTGTCGCCTTCCGGACTTTCGACCTTGATCACGTCGGCACCCAGATCGGCGAGGATCTGGCCCGCCCATGGCCCGGCCAGCACGCGCGCCAGTTCGAGCACTTTCAGCCCGGCAAGCGGGGCATTCTCATTGCGCGGTTTGTCGAGCCAGTCGGCCATCGTCTCAGCCGAGAGCGACCTCGTACTTCGCAGTCGTGCTGACCGCGATATCCTCTTCGGTCACGCCCGGGGCCAGTTCGATCAGCTCGAAAGTGCTGTCGTGGTCCTTGCGGCGGAACACGCCGAGATTGGTGATAATCATGTCGACCACGTTCTGCCCGGTCAGAGGCAGGGTGCAGGCGGGGATGAACTTCGCGCTGCCGTCCTTGGCCGTGTGGTCCATCACCACGATGATCTTCTTTACGCCGGCGACGAGATCCATCGCGCCGCCCATGCCCTTGATCATCTTGCCCGGGATCATCCAGTTCGCGATGTCGCCGTTTTCAGCCACTTCCATCGCGCCCAGCACGGTCAGGTCGATATGCCCGCCGCGGATCATCGCGAAGCTCTGCGAGCTGTCGAAATAGGCGGAATGCGGGAGTTCGCTGATCGTCTGCTTGCCGGCATTGATCAGGTCGGCGTCTTCCTCGCCCTCATAGGGGAAGGGGCCGATGCCGAGCATGCCGTTCTCGCTCTGCAGCGTGACGTGCATGCCTTCGGGAATGTGGTTGGCGACAAGTGTCGGGATGCCGATGCCGAGATTGACGTAATAGCCGTCTTCCAGCTCCTGGGCCGCGCGGGCGGCCATCTGGTTGCGGTCCCAACCGGTGCGTGCTTGCGTGTCGGTCATCTCAATTGCCTTCGTTCATGATTGCGGGCGCATCGGCAGGTGCAGTTTCGGGCGACCAGCGGGTGCCTTCGGGGAAGACCTCTTCCACCGTGCCTTTCAGCGAATAGCCGTAGACGGGGTTGGGCAGGACGAACCAGCCATTCCCCCAAAGCTGCGCAAGCTCCCCGCGAGCAGCCAGTTCGCGGCGCTCGAGCGGGGTTCGCGTATCGTCGTTGAAGATGTCGGCGAAGTCACCGAGATTGTCGCCGGCGAGCGCGACCACACAGTAATGCTCTGCGATCAGGGCACGGCGGCCGTCCTTGTCGCCGCTGTTCACGCCGTCATCGCCGCGCAGGAAGAGCGTGTCGCGGTGGATCGCCTCGCCAAGTCCGGCGGCGGCAATCGCCCGCGCAGCGCCTTCGGGGCTGAATTCGCGGTTCGTGTTGAAAACGGGAGTGATACCCGCCTCGCGCAGGCGGCGGATGCCGGTCACGGCACCGGGAACCGGGCGGACGTAGCTCGCGCCGGTCTTTTCCCACTTCTCCCAGGTCTCCTTGGAGAAGCTGGCGCCGGTGGTGGTGGCCCAGTATTCATAGCCCTGGTTGAGGATCACCGTCTCGTCGACATCGAAGACTACGGCGAGCGGCTTCCAGCTGTCGCCCTTGGCGCAGCTTGCGGGCTCGGCAATCGCGCCGTCGATACCCATGGTGACCGACTGCGGTACACGGCGCTCGCGGCTGCGGGCGATCGCGTAATCGGCGATGTTCCGCCACGCCTGGATCGAGGCGCCGGCAGCTTCGCCAGAGCCATAGAGCCACTGCATGGTATCGGGTGCGTCCGCCGAGGCTACGGGTGCTTCTGCCGCTGGCACAGTCTGGCAGGCAGCCAGAGCCAGTGCGGCGCATGAAACCAGTCCGGCGCGCATCATGCCGTTGCCCTTTCGCGCGTCGTCACGAACTCGATCTTCTTGTCGTAGGGCGCGCCCACGATCATACGCTGGACGTAAACGCCGGGCAGGTGGATGCAGTCGGGATCGAGGCTGCCGGTGGGCACGATCTCTTCGACTTCGACCACGCAGACCTTGCCGCAGGTCGCGGCGGGCTGGTTGAAATTGCGCGCGGTCTTGCGGAACACGAGGTTGCCCGTCTCGTCCGCCTTCCACGCTTTCACGATGGCGAGATCGGCGAAGATGCCGCGTTCGAGGATGTAGTCTTCCTCCTGCCCGTCGCGATTCGGGAAGCTCTTCACTTCCTTACCCTCTGCCACCTGCGTGCCGACGCCGGTCTTGGTATAGAAGCCGGGGATGCCGGCCCCGCCAGCGCGCATGCGTTCTGCCAGCGTACCCTGCGGGCAGAACTCCACTTCGAGTTCGCCCGAAAGGAATTGCCGCTCGAATTCCTTATTCTCGCCGACATAGGAGGAGATCATCTTCTTCACCTGCTGCGTGCGCAGCAGCATGCCGATGCCTTCATTGTCGATCCCCGCATTGTTGCTGGCGAAAGTCAGGCCTTTCACGCCGCTTTCGCGGATCGCCTCGAGCAGTCTTTCGGGAATGCCGCAAAGGCCGAAGCCTCCGCTGGCGATAAGCATGTCGTCATGCAGGAGCCCTTCGAGGGCGGAAGCGGCATCAGGAAAGAGCTTGTTCATCGGACCTCCGTTACAAGCGTGGCTGCTAGCGCCGAGTTTATGATAAGTCACCCCCCGGACAAGGAGATGATCGATGCGCGCGATACCATTGCTGGCACTCTTGCCGATCCTTGCTGCCTGCGAGGCCGAACCGGCACCCCAGCCTGAGCCGCGCGAGCCTGATCCGGTAATCTTGAGGGCCGAAGTCGATCGCAGCGATCACTTGGCAGGCGCAGCTTCGCCTGGCGACTTCAAGGCGAACTTCGGCGAGCCATTCATCAAGTTCGAGAACCGTGGTTCGAAAATGGCCATCAGCCAGGCCTATTCCGGCGCGCGTTACCGCGTGGTCGATGTCGAACGGGCGAGGGACGGAGACGCCTATGTCTTTCGCGGCAGTGAGGGTGCCATCCCGGGCGAGGCGCCGTTCGTCCTGACGATCGAGCCCGGACCCTGCACGAGCGAATTTTCGGGAGAGAAGACCCGACATACCGCTTGGCTCGGGACCGCAGCGAATCCGCGTGCCATCCGTGCTTGTGCTGCACCAGCGAGATAAGCGCTTACTCTGGATTACGGAATTTCAATACCTTACAAGAGTCAGTTGCGCTTCGCTCAACAAACCTTGTTCTTTTCGCACTTGCACAATTTCCGTCTGACAAGCATATGTCGACCTGCCTTTCAGGCATCCTCTCCCAAGACTTTTCTAGCCCGGTGGTTCGTCCGCCGGGCTTTTTTCTTGCCCTGTGCGGTCTGCCGCTGGACCTCTCGGGCCGCTCCCTCATTGTAGTTTCTGAATGCGCCCCCAATTGGGAGCCAGCGAATTGAAGAACTACAAGGGAGCTTGCCCATATGGCCGATGCTGACACTGCGACGGCGGCAGACGAGAGAACGGTAAGGCTGCAGGTCGCGGCGGCACGCCAGGAAGAAAGTGGGCAGGGCATCGCCCGTATGCCGCGATCCGCTTTCCAGGCGCTCGGCATTACCGAAGGCGACACGGTCGAAATCACCGGCAAGCGCGCCACTGTGGCGATCGCCATGGCCGCCTACGACGAAGACCAGTCACTCGATGTGATCCGCCTCGACGGTCTCCAGCGCGGCAATGCCGAGGTCGGCTCTGGCGAGCATGTGCATGTGACGGCCGCCCAATCGCGCCCCGCAACCCGCGTCGTTTTCGCTCCTGCGCAGCGCGAGATGCGGCTGCAAGGTCCGGCGCAGGCGCTCAAACGCAACTTCTTCCGCAAGCCGCTGACCGCCGGCGACCTTGTTGCGACGACGGGCCAGCAACCGGTGCAGAACATGCCGCCCGAAGTGCGCCGCATGTTCAATTCGCCCGCCTATGCGCTGACGCAGATCCGCCTTTCCGTCGTTTCGACCACGCCCAAGGGCATCGTCCATATCGACGAGGATACCGAGGTCGAGCTGCGCGCCGAATTCGAAGCGCCGCGCGATGCTCGCGCCGTGGTCAATTACGACGATGTCGGCGGTATCGACGACACCATCCAGCAGCTTCGCGAGATGGTCGAGCTCCCGCTGCGCTACCCCGAACTGTTCACCCGTCTCGGGGTGGACCCGCCCAAGGGCGTCCTGCTGCATGGCCCGCCGGGTACTGGCAAGACACGCCTCGCGCAGGCTGTCGCGAATGAGAGCGACGCCAATTTCTTCACCATCAACGGACCCGAAATCATGGGTTCGGGATATGGCGAAAGCGAAAAGCGCCTGCGCGAAGTCTTCGAAGAGGCTACGAGGTCGGCGCCCGCGATTGTCTTCATCGACGAGATCGATTCCATCGCACCGAAACGCGACAAGGTGCCGGGTGAGGCGGAAAAGCGCCTTGTGGCGCAATTGCTCACGCTCATGGACGGGCTTGAGGCGCGCTCCAACCTCGTGGTCATCGCGGCGACCAATCGACCCGACGCCATCGACGAAGCCCTGCGCAGGCCGGGCCGTTTCGATCGCGAGATCGTCATCGGCGTTCCCGACGAGAAGGGTCGCCGTGAAATCCTCGGCATCCATACCCGCGGCATGCCGCTGGGCGACAAGGTCGACCTGACCGAACTGGCCAAGGCGACCTATGGTTTCGTCGGTGCCGATATTGCGGCTCTCGCACGCGAGGCGGCCATCGATGCCGTCCGCCGCATCATGCCCAAGATCGACCTCGACGAGCGGACGATCCCGCCCGAAGTGCTCGACGAGCTTTGCGTCACCCGCGAGGATTTCCTTTCCGCCCTGAAGCGTGTCCAGCCGAGCGCGATGCGCGAAGTCATGGTGCAGATGCCGAATGTCGGTTGGGACAATATCGGCGGCGTCGGCGATGCGATCGAAAAGCTGAAGGAGGGTATCGAGCTTCCGATGAAGAACCCCGATGCCTTCCACCGGCTTGGGATCAGGGCGGCCAAGGGATTCCTGCTCTATGGCCCTCCCGGCACCGGCAAGACGTTGCTGGCCAAGGCCGTTGCCAAGGAAGCGAAGGCCAATTTCATTTCGATGAAGAGCTCCGACCTCCTGTCGAAATGGTATGGTGAAAGCGAGCAGCAGATCGCGCGCATGTTCAAGCGCGCTCGCGCAGTCGCACCTTGCGTCATCTTCATCGACGAGATCGACAGCCTCGTCCCGGCGCGCGGCAGCGGGCAGGGCGAACCACAGGTGACCGGACGAGTCGTGAACACGATCCTGGCCGAAATGGACGGTCTCGAAGAATTGCAATCGGTCGTCGTGATCGGAGCGACCAACCGTCCCACGCTGGTCGACCCCGCCTTGCTGCGGCCGGGCCGGTTCGATGAACTGGTCTATGTCGGTACGCCCGACGAGCCCGGGCGCGAGCAGATCCTCGGCATTCACACGAAGAACATGCCTCTGGCAGAGGATGTCAGTCTCGCCGCGGTGGCGAGCGAGACCGCCCGGTTCACCGGTGCGGACCTCGAGGATGTGGTGCGCCGGGCCGGCCTCAACGCGCTACAGCGTGCAGGCGGCGACGTGCAGGAAGTAACCGCCGCCGACTTCACCGAAGCGCTCAAGGACAGCCGTGCGACGGTGACCAGCAAGATGGAAGCCGAATACAAGAAGATGCGCGGTGAGCTGAAGAAGCGCGCCGCCGAGGTTCATCCGATCGGCTTCATTCACGAAGGCATGGTGGAATCGACCCGCGACGCAAAGCACGGGTCAGAGAAAGCCTAACCGCCCGACGCCCGCTGGTTCGCCGCCTCCACTTCGAGGCGGTGGCGGATCAGCGCGTCGGGCTGGCTCTGGCGCAGCCACGCCAGCATGTGTTCGCGAACATCGCAGCGCAGGGTGAACAGGTCGCCGATGGTTTCCGAACTCATCGATAGGCGCAGCTCGATACTCTCGGGATAGGCTTCGGTCATCAACAGCGCGAGATTGCGGCCGTCCCAAAGCGAATGGGCTTTCACGAACCGCTCGAATTCTTCGCGGATCGGTTCGATCTCGGCGATCGGATCGAGATGCAGCATGACCGGACCGGTCAATTTTTCGCTGACCCGCGACCAGTTCTCGAAGCTTTGATCCAGAAAACGGCTGGTGGGCACGACCAATACGCGCTCGTCCCAGGTGCGCACGGTGACGAAGCTCATGCGCACTTCCTCGACCCGTCCCGCCTGGCCATCGACCTTGACGAGGTCGCCGATCCGCAGGGGCTGGGTCAGCGCCATCTGGAGCCCGGCGATCAACGACTTGAGCGCAGGCTGCGCGGCTGCACCGACCGCAAGGGCGGCAAGACCGGCCGAAGCCAGCATCGTGGTCCCGACATCGCGCACACCGGGAATATTGAACATGATCAGCGAAATCGTGATGATGATGATCGCCACGCGGGCCGTGCGCGACAGGATCGCGATCCGGGTGCGATAGCCGCGGGTTGAAACTTCCTCGCCTGTGACTTCGAGCTGGCGTTCGTAGCCAACAGCAAGGCCTTTGACCAAGGCAAAGGCGACCCAGCCCAGTGCTGCGGGAATCAGGAAATCGGCCAGCCTATCCCAGCCACTGCCTACCAGCGCATCGTATTCCGCCGCGATGGAGACCGCAAAGGCGAACAGCGCCCAGCGAACCGGCTTGCGCACCTTCTCGACGACGACATCGTCCAGCTGGCTGCTCGATGTGCGTACCAGGCGGCGCAGAACCGCGAAGGCCACCCAGTGGAACAGGAACACCACGACAAGTGCCGCGCCGAGCGTGATCAGCGTGTGGATCAGGCCGTCATAGGAGATGGGCCAATTGCGCGGGTCGTAGCGGTCCAGCATGCGACCGCTTGTCTATGAAGCCGCAGCGGTGGTGGCAAGGCTCGCAGGGTCGCTTTCCGGAAGCGTGATGGTCACCACCAGTCCATCGCCTGTGAAGTCGCGCTTCACGCTGCCGCCGAACTGGCGGGCGGCGCTTTCCATCAGGAGGCTGCCGAAGCCCTTGCGTTCCGGTTCCTCGTCGAGATTTACACCGCTCTCGCGCCAGACGAGGGTGACGACGTCATTGGCACGGGTCCAGCTGACGTCGATCGTGCCGCCGGTCGCCCATGCTCCATATTTCACCGCATTGGTGGTGAGTTCGTGGAGTACTAGGCCAAGCGGCGTTATCCGTTTGGCCGGCAGCAGCACTTCGGGACCATCGATGGTCGCGGTCTGCTTGGAGGAGCGGTAAGGCGCCAGCGACGTATCGACCAGGGCCTCGAGCGAGGCCAGCTCGCGGTCGAGTTCGCCCTGGCTGACCTCATGCGCGGTGAGCAGGGCGCGAATACGCTGGGCGATGGCATCGGTTACGGGCTTGGCTTCGGGCTTGTCGCGCGCACTCATCTGCACGATCGCCAGCACTACGGCGAAGAGGTTCTTCACCCGGTGATTGAGTTCGCGGGCAAGCAGGTCGGCGCGGTCGCGAGCTTCGCCAAGGGCACCCGCCTGGGCTGCTTCCACCTCGGCTTTCGCAGCGCGGGTTACAAGTCGCGAGCCCAGGAAAATCGCTACCAGCAGCAGGATGATGAGGCCGCCGAGAAGCGGCAGGACCCGGCCTTCGATACGCGCCGTCTCCTCCGCCTGCTGGGAAAGGATCCGCCGCTCGATCTCTTCCATTTCCGCCAGCGCACGGCGCAGGCGTTCCATCGTTTCCTGCCCCTCGTCGGTCAGGATTGCGCGCCGCGCGTCCAGCAGGCGTCCGTCCTCGAGCAGGATGACCGAGCTTTCCAGCTCGTCGAACTTGGCGCGGGACAGCGCGTCGATCTCGTCGAGCAGCTCTTCCTGTCGTGTCGTTGCGTTGTCGCCGAGCAGTTCGCGCATACGGCGCAGGGCCGGGTCGATCTGCTCCTCGCCTTCCTGGTATGGCCGAAGGTAGCGGCGATCAAGAGTGATCAGATATCCGCGCTGGCCTGTTTCGCCATTGAGCGCAGCGGTGTGCACACGCTGCAATTCCTCGAGGATATCGGAGGTTAGCTGCGCCTGCTCACGCTCGGCACGTTCCGCCTCCACAGTCTGGTAGACCAGGTAGATCAGCCCCAGCATCGCGCCGCCGATCAGCAGCAACAGCACCGCATTGGGCCAGCGCATGGGCAGGCGGAGGCGATTCAGGACCATCTTAATGCGCTGCTCCCCAGCTCTTGCCCGTGCCGATTTCCACGCCGAGCGGGACCGAGAGTTCGACGGCTGGCATCGCGGCGCCGGCCATTACACGCTCGATCACTTCCGATGCCTTCGCGACGTCGCCCTCGGGCAATTCAAACACAAGTTCGTCGTGCACCTGCAGCAGCATGCGGACCTTGTCGAGACCTGCCTCGCGCAGCGCCGGGACCATGCGCACCATGGCGCGCTTGATGATATCGGCGCTGGTGCCCTGGATCGGCGCGTTTATCGCCGCACGTTCGCTGCCCTGCCGCTCGGCCTGATTCTTCGAGTTGATCCGCGGGAACCACGTCTTGCGGCCGAAGAGCGTTTCCGAATAGCCCTTCTCGCGCACGCTCTCGAGCGTGTGGAGGATGTACTTCTGGATGCCCGGGAAACGCTTGAAATAGGTGTCGATCATCTCCTGCGCTTCGTCGGGTTCGACGCCGAGGCGACCGGCAAGGCCCCAGCGCGAGATGCCGTAGAGGATGGCGAAATTGATCGTCTTGGCGCGGGCGCGGGTATCGCGATTGACCTCGCCGAACATCTCGGTCGCCGTGCGTGAATGAATGTCCTCGCCATGCTCGAACGCCTCCTTGAGCGGGGCGACATCGGCCATGTGCGCAGCCAGCCGCAGCTCGATCTGCGAATAGTCGGCGGCCAGCAGAACGTTGCGTTCCTCGGCCACGAAGGCATCGCGGATCTGGCGGCCGATCTCGGTCCGGATCGGGATGTTCTGCAGGTTCGGGTCGGTCGAGGACAAGCGCCCGGTCTGCGCACCGACCAGGCTGTAGCTGGTATGCACGCGTCCCGTCTTGGGGTTGATCGCTTCCTGTAGCGCATCGGTGTAAGTCGACTTGAGCTTGGCCAGCTGGCGCCATTCGAGCACCTTGTCGGCAATCTCCGCGCCGTCGCCGGAAAGCCGCTCGAGAACCGACTGGTCGGTCGAATACTGGCCGCTCTTGCCCTTCTTGCCGCCCTTGTATCCCATCTTGTCGAACAGGATCTCGCCGAGCTGTTTCGGGCTGCCGACGGTGAATTCCTGACCGGCGATTTCGTGGATTTCCTTTTCCAGCCGCGAAGTCTCGGTGGCGAATTCCTCCGACAGTTTTGCAAGCCGCGTGCGATCGACCTTGATGCCCTCGCGCTCCATGCCCGCAACGACGGGGACGAGCGGACGATCGACACGCTGGTAGATCTTAGTGCCGCCCTCGATCGCGAGGCGTGGCTTGAGATGGGCGTGGAGGCGCCAGGTCACGTCGGCATCCTCGGCGGCATATTCGGTTGCCTTGTCGAGCGTGACTTCGCCGAAGGGGATGGCCTTCTTGCCGGTGCCGCAGACTTCTTTGTAGCTCAGGCACACATGGCCGAGATGGCGCTGCGCCAGTTCGTCCATTCCGTGTCCGCCGCCGATCCCTGCCTCACCGCGCCCTGCGTCGAGTGCGAAGCTGATGATCATCGTGTCGTCGATCGGTGCAACGGCGATCCCTTCGCCGGAAAGCACGTTGAGATCGTATTTGCCGTTCTGGAAAACCTTGAGGACCGCCTCGTCCTCGAGCAGCGGTTTCAGCGCAGCGAGCGCTTCGGCCTTGTCCACCTGTTCCGGCTTTTCGGCAAACATGTCGCTGCCGCCATGGGCGAGCGGGATGTAGCAAGCATCGTTGGGGCCCAGCGCGAGGCTTACCCCGACGAGGCGAGCCTTGATGGAATCGAGGCTGTCGGTCTCTGTATCGACCGCGACGAGGCGCGCCGCCTGTGCTCGTTCGACCCACTCCGTCAGCCGGTCCATCGACTGGACGCATTCATATTTTGCGCGGTCGATCGCAGGCATCTCTGGAAGCGGCTGGCTGTTGCCTTCGCTGCTTGCCTCGGCACTCTTGGTTTCCTGTTTCGCAGGATTGAGATCGTTGGCCCGCGTGGGGCTGCCCGTGCCCGCATCAAGACGTCGGCGCAGGCTGGTGAAGCCGTGCTTTTCTAGGAACGCGGCAAGGGGCTCGCTCGGCACGCCGTCGAGCTTCATGTCCTCGAGCGGGACGGGAAGCCCGCAATCCTCTTTCAGCGTTACGAGGATGCGGCTCAGCTCGGCATCTGCGCGATGCTCGATCAGCCGTTCCTTCAGCTTGCTCTTCTTCATGTCCTCGGCGGCATCGAGCGCGGAGGTGAGGTCGCCATGCTCTGCTATCAGCTTGCTGGCGGTCTTGGGGCCGACCCCGAAGATGCCCGGGATGTTGTCGACCGAATCGCCCATCAGCGCGAGCACGTCGCCGACCTTCTCGGGCCGGACACCGAATTTCTCTTCGACTTCCTCGATATAGATGCGCGCATTCTTCATCGTGTCGAGCATATCGATACGCGCGCCGTTCTCTTCGCCAACGAGCTGCATCAGGTCCTTGTCGGAGGACACGATCGTCACATCCCAGCCTTCCGCCTGTGCCGCGCGGGCATAAGAGGCGATCATGTCGTCCGCTTCGACATCCGGCTCTTCGATGCAGGGCAGGCTGAAGGCGCGCGTAGCATCGCGGATGAGGGGGAACTGCGGCACGAGGTCCTCGGGCGGATCGGGGCGATTCGCCTTGTACTGGTCGTAGATTTCGTTGCGGAACGACTTGCTCGACTTGTCGAGTACCACGGCCAGATGGGTCGGACCGTCGGCCTTGTCGAGATCGTCGGCCAGCTTCCACAGCATGGTGGTGTACCCGTAAACCGCGCCGACCGGTGTGCCTTCCGGATCGGTCAGCGGCGGCAGGCGGTGGTACGCCCTGAAAATATAGGCGGAGCCATCGACGAGGTAGAGGTGCTTCTTATCGGCCATCGCCAGTGGGGTTAGCAGCGAGTCGCGGCCTTGGGGAGCAGAAAGGGCTCTAAATTTGTTGGGCTGAAAAATGGCGGAATTGCGGCGAAATGAGGCAAGATAATGGCAAAATGTCGCGAATTCGCTTGCTAGGCCACAATCCCGCCACTATTTAGACACTGTAAGGCCCAATTGTCGGACCTTGCGCGGGGGGACAGCCAGACTTTCCCTTCGCATCAAGAACTCGCTGTTTAAGGATTATCATTATGCGCAAGATCGCACTCGTCGCCGCCGCTTCGGCAGCCGCTCTCTCGCTCGCCGCTTGCTCGGAATCGACCGGCGACGCTGCTGAAGCAACCGCTGAAGAAGCTATGGCTGACGCTGAAACCAACATGGACGAAGCTGCTGCTGAAGTCGAAGCTGCTGGTGACGAAGTCTCGGCTGAAGCTGACGATGCTGCTGCTGAAGTTGAAGCTTCGGTCCAGGGCGAAACCGAAGCAGAAGCACAGGCTGACTAATTCAGCTAGCTTCGCAACGGTCTACCGTTTCGAAAAAGCAAAGGGCGGCACCGCGAGGTGCCGCCCTTTTCCTTTGCCTGCCGCCGATGTGCGACCCGGGAGAAATTCTTAGCCGCCGTAGTCGGCGTCGGCCCATACTCGGCGATTGTCCTCGGGCCGCGTGAAGCCGCGATAGAGCGCTTCGGTGATCGTCGAAATCCGCGCATCGCGCATCTGGCGAGCCTCGAGCTTGCGTCCGCGATTGCCGTTCTCGACGGCCATCGAGGGGCTCTGGCCCGTGACATAGATTGCCACGGCGATGGCCCGGCCATCGGGCGTATGGAAAATGCCGATGTCGCTGGCAGTCCGGCTGAGGGTCCCGGTCTTGTGCGCCAGGCCCGCACTGACGGGCAGTGCCGAGCGCATGCGCTTCTTGCCGGTGGTGGTGGCGCGCATGGCGTCCATGATCACGGCGCGCGAGGACGCGCTGAGCCACTTGCCCTGGTAGATGCCGGCGAGCAGCTTGCCCATGGCGCGGGGCGTTGCGCTGTCCCTTGTGTCGACGCTGGATGCGGGGTCGACACGTCCGTCTTCGCGGATCAGGGTCGCGATATCGCGCGTGAGCGTGAAGTCTTCGATCCCGGCATCACGCATCCATTTATTGACGACGGCCGGTCCGCCAACTGCATTGAGGATCGCATCGGTGCAGGCATTGCAGCTTTTGCTGATCATCAGGTCGATATGTTCGCGAGCGGTCAGATAGGCCCCGCCGCGACGCGGGAGGCGCCATTCGCTGGTCAGCGTCCATTTTCCTGCATCGACACCGGCCAGGTAAACCGCCGCAATCGCGACCTTGCTGGTGCTGGCCATCGGAAAACGCTGGTCGGCCAGGACGTCGATTTCGAGACCGCTGGTGAGATCGAGCGCATAAACGCCGATGCGGCCGCGCGAACCCTCGGCGAGCTGCGCGATGCGCTCTTCGAGTTCGTTGTCGTAAACCGCATCGAAATCCTGCGGGGCACGCATCTCGGTGCCAAGAAGGCTGTCGAATTGCGACTGGTATGTCGACTGCTGCGCCTGTGCATGGGCCGCGCCCGGCAGGCCAAGCGCCATGGCGCCTGCTGCAAGCAATGTTCCGATCGACTTCATCCGCATGCCCCTCACATACCAAATTCATGGTTGTTCAAACATTAACGCGATTGCGGAATCATGCGCAAGCGCGGACGCGACAAATTGTGTCTCGCCCGCGCCCGATGCTTTTAGCGCAATGAAATTTCTTAAGGGCTGTCAGGCCGAAGCAATCACCTTTTCGATCTGCGATGTAGTCTCGCCGGTCACGGTCTTGTCGATTTCGCCAACCAGACGCTTTTCGAGCTCCGAATGGTAGTGGCGGCGCATCTCGCCGAGTGTCTTGGGATCGGCGATCACCAGCACATCGGTAATTTCGCCCGCAATCGCCTTGGCGTTGAGCCATTCGGCGGCCGCCGCGCCATGGGCCAGTTCGTTCAAATCGGTGGATCCGTGCCGCTGACCGATATCGTCCTGGTGCTTCACTCCGGCACTGAAATTGGTGGCGGTGAGATCGGGCTTCTGCGCGCCGCCGAGCTTGGGCTCGAAGGGCTGGCCGCTGTTCTGCATAACGGTGAAATGCTCGCCATCGACGATGGCAACGTGGGCCTTGTGCGGCAGCTTCATGAAGGGTCTCCTTGTTCTATTCCGTGTTCTTGCAAGACCAACGTTCGAAGCGCCCGAGAGGTCCGGCTCTTGCTCGCGCGGAAAGCCTCGGGCAGGGTGTTTCCATGGGAGAGAGCGACGGCGCGAG is a window encoding:
- the polA gene encoding DNA polymerase I — protein: MADKKHLYLVDGSAYIFRAYHRLPPLTDPEGTPVGAVYGYTTMLWKLADDLDKADGPTHLAVVLDKSSKSFRNEIYDQYKANRPDPPEDLVPQFPLIRDATRAFSLPCIEEPDVEADDMIASYARAAQAEGWDVTIVSSDKDLMQLVGEENGARIDMLDTMKNARIYIEEVEEKFGVRPEKVGDVLALMGDSVDNIPGIFGVGPKTASKLIAEHGDLTSALDAAEDMKKSKLKERLIEHRADAELSRILVTLKEDCGLPVPLEDMKLDGVPSEPLAAFLEKHGFTSLRRRLDAGTGSPTRANDLNPAKQETKSAEASSEGNSQPLPEMPAIDRAKYECVQSMDRLTEWVERAQAARLVAVDTETDSLDSIKARLVGVSLALGPNDACYIPLAHGGSDMFAEKPEQVDKAEALAALKPLLEDEAVLKVFQNGKYDLNVLSGEGIAVAPIDDTMIISFALDAGRGEAGIGGGHGMDELAQRHLGHVCLSYKEVCGTGKKAIPFGEVTLDKATEYAAEDADVTWRLHAHLKPRLAIEGGTKIYQRVDRPLVPVVAGMEREGIKVDRTRLAKLSEEFATETSRLEKEIHEIAGQEFTVGSPKQLGEILFDKMGYKGGKKGKSGQYSTDQSVLERLSGDGAEIADKVLEWRQLAKLKSTYTDALQEAINPKTGRVHTSYSLVGAQTGRLSSTDPNLQNIPIRTEIGRQIRDAFVAEERNVLLAADYSQIELRLAAHMADVAPLKEAFEHGEDIHSRTATEMFGEVNRDTRARAKTINFAILYGISRWGLAGRLGVEPDEAQEMIDTYFKRFPGIQKYILHTLESVREKGYSETLFGRKTWFPRINSKNQAERQGSERAAINAPIQGTSADIIKRAMVRMVPALREAGLDKVRMLLQVHDELVFELPEGDVAKASEVIERVMAGAAMPAVELSVPLGVEIGTGKSWGAAH
- a CDS encoding serine hydrolase; translated protein: MRMKSIGTLLAAGAMALGLPGAAHAQAQQSTYQSQFDSLLGTEMRAPQDFDAVYDNELEERIAQLAEGSRGRIGVYALDLTSGLEIDVLADQRFPMASTSKVAIAAVYLAGVDAGKWTLTSEWRLPRRGGAYLTAREHIDLMISKSCNACTDAILNAVGGPAVVNKWMRDAGIEDFTLTRDIATLIREDGRVDPASSVDTRDSATPRAMGKLLAGIYQGKWLSASSRAVIMDAMRATTTGKKRMRSALPVSAGLAHKTGTLSRTASDIGIFHTPDGRAIAVAIYVTGQSPSMAVENGNRGRKLEARQMRDARISTITEALYRGFTRPEDNRRVWADADYGG
- a CDS encoding host attachment protein, with translation MKLPHKAHVAIVDGEHFTVMQNSGQPFEPKLGGAQKPDLTATNFSAGVKHQDDIGQRHGSTDLNELAHGAAAAEWLNAKAIAGEITDVLVIADPKTLGEMRRHYHSELEKRLVGEIDKTVTGETTSQIEKVIASA